The following are from one region of the Erwinia billingiae Eb661 genome:
- a CDS encoding GNAT family N-acetyltransferase — protein MSKSPDIVVFMRRAEESDVEIVREIVLAAYSKWISVIGREPTPMTADFNKALHEHDIYLAIIAGDVVGLIEIRLHADHLWIENVAVHPLRQGIGIGRRLLSYVEGKAAQAEIGEIRLQTNEAFEANIALYVALGYEIDKREPFMGGKTIFMRKNCSGYKAAPEIKIS, from the coding sequence ATGAGCAAATCGCCAGACATCGTCGTTTTCATGCGCCGCGCGGAAGAAAGTGATGTGGAAATAGTTCGTGAAATAGTCCTTGCGGCCTATTCCAAGTGGATTTCGGTCATTGGTCGTGAACCGACTCCGATGACGGCCGATTTTAATAAAGCCCTACATGAGCATGACATTTACCTGGCCATTATCGCAGGGGATGTCGTCGGCCTCATCGAAATACGGCTTCATGCCGATCATCTTTGGATAGAAAATGTAGCGGTACATCCTCTTCGGCAAGGAATTGGAATCGGCCGGAGATTGCTTTCGTATGTTGAAGGTAAAGCAGCTCAGGCGGAAATCGGGGAAATTCGCCTGCAGACCAACGAAGCGTTCGAGGCGAACATTGCATTATATGTAGCGCTTGGATACGAAATCGACAAACGTGAACCATTCATGGGTGGAAAAACCATTTTTATGCGCAAAAATTGTAGCGGTTACAAAGCTGCCCCCGAAATAAAGATTTCTTGA
- a CDS encoding metallophosphoesterase: protein MLIAQVSDIHASPDNDHLFRFDQVLNWLTHLKPDVLVLTGDLTDGHWQEGYKQIADRLNQQNYPSMILAGNSDDRSMMRSVWDENRWAHDAQGEALHFVHDTGSIRLIGLDSTIDCKDYGSVADHLEWLDNQLSDADSPPSLLFLHHHVFASGIPTLDETMCRGLPEMEDLIRRAPGRLPAISTGHVHRPIAGTFADIPAYICGSVCPANPAWFGTINVPPANDPPALVIHRYVSNSLTSHHVCV from the coding sequence ATGCTGATAGCGCAGGTTTCAGACATTCACGCCTCACCAGATAATGATCACCTGTTTCGGTTTGACCAGGTACTAAATTGGCTTACGCATCTGAAACCAGATGTGCTGGTACTTACCGGTGATCTAACGGATGGGCATTGGCAGGAAGGTTATAAACAGATAGCCGACCGCCTGAATCAGCAAAATTATCCTTCAATGATCCTGGCAGGTAACTCTGACGACCGCAGTATGATGCGTTCTGTTTGGGATGAGAACAGATGGGCGCACGATGCCCAAGGAGAGGCTCTGCACTTTGTCCATGATACTGGAAGCATTCGCCTGATTGGTCTGGATTCGACGATTGATTGTAAGGATTACGGCAGTGTGGCTGACCATCTGGAATGGTTGGATAATCAACTCAGCGACGCAGACAGCCCTCCGTCATTGCTGTTTTTGCACCATCATGTATTTGCATCCGGCATACCAACGCTAGACGAAACGATGTGCAGAGGTCTACCTGAGATGGAAGATTTGATAAGACGCGCCCCGGGCAGACTACCCGCCATTTCTACAGGCCATGTCCACAGACCCATAGCGGGTACGTTTGCGGACATACCTGCCTACATTTGTGGCTCCGTCTGCCCGGCTAATCCTGCCTGGTTTGGAACAATAAACGTTCCTCCTGCGAATGACCCACCAGCATTGGTGATTCACCGCTATGTCAGTAACTCTCTTACCAGTCACCACGTTTGCGTTTAA
- a CDS encoding GNAT family N-acetyltransferase, translating into MQIKKLMDHPVYLAQTSGLLFREWSCLPLWADEEQIRARLIERNSCDDRQVTLIVIDAENNVIAAGSLIHFELSDNPQRMHWLGEVITTPSHRGQGLGSALVKELIKHASEQNIAELWLYTPDMQSLYRKLGWEDKEIRIVAGETVTVMALNLRK; encoded by the coding sequence ATGCAGATTAAAAAGCTTATGGACCACCCTGTTTATCTTGCTCAAACTTCAGGCTTACTTTTTAGGGAGTGGTCTTGCCTGCCTTTATGGGCAGACGAGGAACAAATTCGAGCACGGCTCATTGAGCGGAATTCTTGTGATGACCGCCAGGTTACCCTGATCGTGATTGATGCAGAAAACAATGTTATCGCAGCAGGTAGTCTCATTCACTTTGAGCTTAGTGATAACCCCCAGCGTATGCACTGGCTGGGAGAAGTCATCACCACGCCTTCACATCGCGGTCAGGGATTAGGATCCGCGCTGGTTAAAGAATTGATTAAACATGCATCTGAGCAAAATATTGCTGAACTGTGGCTTTACACGCCGGACATGCAGTCTTTGTACCGCAAGCTGGGATGGGAGGACAAAGAGATTCGGATTGTAGCCGGAGAGACTGTTACCGTGATGGCCTTAAATTTGCGCAAATAA
- a CDS encoding LysR family transcriptional regulator, translating into MEINSIGDIAAFVAAVKAGSYTHAAGSLGLTRSAIGKSIVRLETRMGVRLLNRTTRSLSLTDEGRVMYDRCRQILDDLEEVDAAMAMRRGKPSGTLRLSAPLSFGQRHILPVLDAYLKKWPELRAEVSFTDRFVDLIEEGFDIAIRIGEPRDDSRILTRTIASQRIVTCASPQYLSLRGAPKTPAELTGHDTIFLLSAEKRRSWHFATPEGTFVYEGPGRLNLDSSEAMRASAISGFGIVHLPTYLLADDVRSGKLVPVLEEYPFPPEPVRIIYPSKRHLSPRIRAFIDLLVERWEPGVPWEQG; encoded by the coding sequence ATGGAAATCAACAGTATTGGTGATATCGCGGCGTTCGTGGCAGCCGTAAAAGCCGGGAGTTACACCCATGCAGCCGGTTCCCTTGGCCTGACGCGCTCCGCCATTGGCAAAAGTATTGTCAGGCTGGAAACGCGCATGGGGGTTCGCCTTCTTAACCGTACCACCAGGAGTCTGAGTCTTACCGATGAGGGGAGGGTCATGTACGATCGTTGCCGACAGATACTGGATGACCTGGAAGAGGTCGATGCCGCCATGGCCATGCGCAGGGGGAAGCCATCGGGGACGCTCCGGTTGAGCGCACCGCTTTCATTTGGTCAGCGACACATTCTTCCCGTTCTCGATGCTTATCTGAAAAAGTGGCCGGAACTTCGTGCGGAGGTCTCCTTTACGGACAGGTTTGTCGATCTGATTGAAGAGGGGTTTGATATTGCCATTCGCATCGGTGAACCCCGCGATGACTCACGAATTCTTACCCGCACAATTGCTTCTCAACGTATTGTCACCTGTGCATCGCCCCAATACCTGTCCTTACGGGGTGCTCCAAAGACCCCTGCGGAATTAACCGGACATGACACTATTTTTCTTCTGAGTGCAGAGAAGAGGCGAAGCTGGCATTTTGCCACTCCCGAAGGCACTTTTGTCTATGAAGGACCCGGCCGGCTTAACCTCGACAGTTCGGAAGCGATGCGGGCATCAGCAATTTCCGGGTTTGGTATCGTTCACCTGCCGACCTATTTGCTGGCGGATGATGTCCGTAGCGGCAAGCTGGTGCCTGTGCTGGAGGAATATCCTTTCCCGCCGGAACCTGTGCGGATCATCTATCCCAGTAAACGACACTTATCTCCGCGGATCCGCGCCTTTATTGACCTGCTGGTTGAACGCTGGGAGCCGGGAGTCCCCTGGGAGCAGGGTTAG
- a CDS encoding alpha/beta hydrolase, with protein MLNKHTRQAVKEWSESLVDLGPILTGEDTVTPMREVRDAYTRMLAKNPAPAGVSFTDVDMGGVPGTLVTPDNLETDAIVMYIHGGAYIVGEPAGYHGIGGNYASMLGARVYMPDYRLAPEYPFPTPVTDTVRAYEWLIEQGFDGSKIVLAGESAGGAMVVTVMVAARNKGLPLPAGGVSISPWANLEHTGVSMTNREGLDPLNTKAGLDFLARTFLGDALPNHPMASPVFADVTGLPPVLVQIGENELMLSDAMRLATHLGDHRVRVNLEVWPGMFHAWHFFSTLQPEAVQALESSVAFIRQALRDAAN; from the coding sequence ATGCTGAATAAACACACCAGGCAAGCCGTAAAAGAATGGTCAGAAAGTCTGGTCGATCTGGGTCCAATTCTTACCGGTGAAGACACCGTCACGCCTATGCGCGAAGTGCGTGACGCGTACACGCGTATGCTGGCTAAAAACCCTGCGCCTGCGGGCGTCAGCTTTACGGATGTCGACATGGGTGGCGTACCGGGCACGCTGGTGACGCCTGATAACCTTGAAACAGACGCCATCGTGATGTACATCCACGGTGGCGCTTATATTGTCGGTGAACCGGCGGGCTATCACGGTATTGGTGGCAACTACGCCAGCATGCTGGGCGCACGGGTGTACATGCCGGATTATCGTCTGGCGCCGGAGTATCCATTCCCCACGCCGGTTACCGATACCGTTCGTGCCTATGAGTGGTTGATTGAGCAGGGTTTTGACGGCAGCAAAATTGTGCTGGCCGGCGAGTCCGCGGGCGGAGCGATGGTGGTTACCGTGATGGTGGCTGCACGCAACAAGGGCCTGCCGCTTCCGGCCGGCGGAGTTTCTATTTCCCCCTGGGCCAACCTTGAACACACCGGCGTCTCCATGACCAACAGAGAAGGCCTGGATCCCCTGAACACCAAAGCCGGTCTGGATTTCCTGGCCCGTACCTTCCTTGGCGATGCCCTGCCTAATCATCCCATGGCCTCGCCGGTGTTTGCCGATGTGACGGGCCTGCCGCCGGTGCTGGTTCAGATTGGCGAAAATGAACTGATGCTGAGCGACGCGATGCGGCTGGCAACTCATCTGGGTGATCACCGGGTTCGCGTAAATCTGGAGGTCTGGCCTGGTATGTTCCACGCCTGGCATTTCTTCTCCACGCTGCAGCCCGAAGCAGTGCAGGCGCTGGAGAGCTCGGTCGCCTTTATCAGACAGGCTTTGCGGGATGCCGCGAACTAA
- a CDS encoding DUF1349 domain-containing protein: MTAIDSLGAEGGVWINPPQVWTVEEGKLQFKTDLNTDFWQQTYYGFQRHTGHAFGFYLEGDFTVQVKVMAGFSHLYDQAGLFLLDDDLHWVKAGIEFNDGQSSVGSVVTRKMSDWATGIFPGDPGTFWMRATLENEALRIQYSTDGKTWPLLRLCHWPETRKRFVGVMSCTPERQGLDVIFDEFTLGPPSNKPLHDLT; the protein is encoded by the coding sequence ATGACAGCGATTGATTCACTCGGCGCCGAAGGCGGAGTCTGGATAAATCCACCTCAGGTATGGACGGTTGAAGAAGGAAAGTTGCAGTTTAAAACGGATCTCAACACTGACTTTTGGCAACAGACGTATTACGGATTCCAGCGTCATACCGGCCATGCATTTGGATTTTACCTGGAGGGTGATTTCACCGTGCAGGTTAAGGTGATGGCGGGTTTTTCTCATCTCTACGATCAGGCCGGCCTATTTCTGCTTGATGATGACCTGCACTGGGTTAAGGCTGGCATTGAATTTAATGACGGTCAGTCTTCTGTTGGCAGCGTGGTGACGCGCAAAATGTCTGACTGGGCCACCGGGATTTTCCCCGGCGATCCGGGGACATTCTGGATGCGTGCCACGCTGGAAAATGAGGCTCTGCGGATACAGTACTCAACGGATGGCAAAACCTGGCCGTTACTGAGATTGTGCCATTGGCCGGAAACGCGAAAGCGTTTTGTAGGCGTAATGAGTTGTACACCCGAAAGGCAGGGGCTCGACGTCATCTTCGACGAATTCACCCTCGGCCCACCTTCAAATAAGCCTCTACATGATCTGACCTGA
- a CDS encoding nuclear transport factor 2 family protein encodes MSDTHTRPPLPPFTRESATEKVRLAEDGWNSRDAGKVSLAYSLDTQWRNRTEFANNREEAKAFLTRKWNKELEYRLIKELWAFDSNRIAVRYAYEWRDDSGNWFRSYGNENWEFEADGLMQRRFACINDMPIKESERKFHWPLGRRPDDHPGLSELGL; translated from the coding sequence ATGTCTGATACACACACTCGCCCGCCACTTCCTCCGTTCACTCGCGAATCGGCGACTGAGAAAGTTCGGCTTGCTGAAGACGGCTGGAACAGCCGCGATGCGGGAAAAGTCTCGTTGGCGTACTCACTGGATACCCAGTGGCGCAACCGAACCGAGTTTGCAAATAATCGAGAGGAAGCCAAAGCATTCCTCACCCGTAAGTGGAATAAAGAACTTGAGTACCGTCTCATTAAAGAGTTGTGGGCGTTCGACAGCAACAGAATCGCTGTCCGTTACGCTTATGAATGGCGTGATGATTCAGGTAACTGGTTCCGCTCTTACGGGAATGAAAATTGGGAATTTGAAGCAGATGGCCTGATGCAGCGTCGTTTCGCCTGTATCAATGATATGCCTATTAAGGAAAGTGAGCGCAAGTTTCACTGGCCTCTGGGCCGTCGCCCGGATGACCATCCGGGGCTGTCGGAACTGGGTTTGTAA
- a CDS encoding TetR/AcrR family transcriptional regulator, with amino-acid sequence MNRKPTDTREKILTTAEQLIYRNGIHATGMDLLVKTSGVARKSIYRYFATKDDVAAAALKERDERWMCWFRTESDKGDTPRARILNMFTVLRSWFESEGFRGCAFINTAGEVGDHTDPVRQIAKLHKQKLLDYTRELTGQLNIERPEVLARQLFILIEGAITMSYVMGDSSAADSAGDVAKHLLESVSP; translated from the coding sequence ATGAACAGAAAGCCAACAGATACCCGCGAAAAAATCCTCACCACCGCCGAGCAATTGATTTATCGGAACGGTATCCATGCAACGGGCATGGACCTTCTGGTTAAAACCTCGGGCGTAGCCAGGAAAAGTATTTATCGCTATTTCGCGACCAAGGATGATGTGGCCGCCGCCGCATTGAAAGAACGTGATGAGCGCTGGATGTGCTGGTTCAGAACGGAATCTGATAAAGGTGATACGCCTCGGGCGCGCATTTTGAATATGTTCACCGTGCTCAGAAGCTGGTTTGAGTCAGAAGGCTTTCGTGGCTGTGCATTTATCAATACCGCGGGAGAAGTGGGTGATCATACCGACCCCGTTCGGCAGATAGCGAAGCTGCATAAACAAAAATTACTGGATTACACGCGTGAACTCACCGGGCAATTAAACATTGAGCGCCCTGAAGTTCTGGCCAGGCAGTTATTTATTCTGATTGAGGGCGCGATCACCATGTCTTATGTGATGGGCGATAGCAGCGCGGCCGACAGTGCAGGGGACGTTGCAAAACACTTGCTGGAGTCTGTCTCTCCTTAA
- a CDS encoding SDR family oxidoreductase: MNHLQNKTAVITGASSGIGAATALELARHGVNIVAAALDQTGLDKLVKDIESAGGHASGLVTDVTRLEDTQALVKHATDTFGTVDILINNAGLMLFSAWSDIAWDDWNKMVDVNIKGYLNAIASVLPVMLSKSDGQILNMASVAGHQVDAGAGVYSSTKFFVHAMTESMRKDLGVNKGIRVNTISPGVINTGWADKVSDPEGRKVAQELTKIAISPQDVANAVVYALNQPRNVTINDLIVSPTKQNW, from the coding sequence ATGAATCATCTGCAGAACAAAACCGCTGTAATTACTGGTGCGTCATCGGGCATTGGCGCCGCGACCGCGCTGGAACTTGCACGTCATGGTGTGAATATCGTAGCCGCAGCACTGGATCAGACCGGCCTCGATAAGCTGGTAAAGGATATTGAGTCAGCCGGTGGCCATGCTTCCGGTCTGGTGACGGATGTGACTCGTCTTGAAGATACACAGGCGCTGGTAAAGCATGCTACCGATACCTTCGGTACCGTTGATATCCTGATTAACAACGCCGGGCTGATGCTCTTTTCAGCCTGGAGTGACATCGCGTGGGACGACTGGAACAAAATGGTCGACGTCAACATCAAGGGCTATCTGAACGCCATTGCGTCCGTTCTCCCGGTTATGCTCAGCAAAAGTGACGGCCAGATCCTGAACATGGCTTCTGTGGCAGGCCACCAGGTTGACGCCGGCGCGGGTGTGTACAGTTCGACCAAATTTTTTGTGCACGCCATGACGGAATCAATGCGTAAAGACCTGGGCGTGAATAAAGGCATCCGAGTCAATACCATCAGCCCCGGCGTTATTAACACGGGATGGGCTGATAAAGTGAGCGATCCGGAAGGGCGTAAGGTGGCGCAGGAGCTGACAAAAATTGCTATCAGTCCGCAGGATGTGGCAAATGCGGTGGTCTACGCGCTCAACCAGCCCAGGAACGTGACGATCAACGATCTTATCGTATCCCCTACGAAGCAGAACTGGTAA
- a CDS encoding alkene reductase, translated as MTDNSTRTDLFSPVAMGSLQLANRIVMAPVTRSRYGEDGVPGELHATYYAQRASAGLNISEATNISAQGRGYAATPGIWSEDQVTGWKKVTDAVHAEGGKIVCQLWHVGRFSSVELQPNGERPVAPSAIKAEGQTYTVNGFVPVSTPRALETDEIPGIIEQYKRAAENALRAGFDGVEVHSANSYLLDQFLRDSTNHRTDAYGGSIENRARLTLEVTEAIVNIWGNDRVGIRLSPVTPDAGNTPPDSNVMAMYGYLIQQLNRFNLAYLHFVEGATATSRDVPADVDMDALSAQFSGPFIGNNNYDLEMAISRRNAGIIDAVALGRLFISNPDLVKRLRYGAELTIAPKEAYYGGGAKGYTDWPEANY; from the coding sequence ATGACTGATAACAGTACCCGTACAGATCTCTTTTCCCCCGTAGCAATGGGAAGCCTTCAGCTGGCCAACCGTATCGTTATGGCGCCTGTTACCCGCAGCCGTTACGGCGAAGATGGTGTACCTGGTGAGCTACATGCAACCTACTACGCCCAGCGCGCCAGCGCCGGCCTGAATATTTCTGAAGCCACGAATATCTCAGCTCAGGGCCGTGGATATGCGGCCACGCCGGGGATCTGGAGCGAGGATCAGGTTACCGGCTGGAAAAAAGTCACCGATGCCGTTCACGCCGAAGGCGGAAAAATCGTCTGTCAGCTCTGGCATGTAGGCCGTTTTTCAAGCGTTGAACTGCAGCCTAACGGTGAGCGTCCTGTCGCTCCCTCTGCAATCAAGGCCGAAGGGCAGACCTATACCGTCAATGGCTTCGTACCGGTATCGACGCCGCGCGCGCTCGAAACCGACGAAATCCCGGGCATTATTGAGCAGTATAAGCGTGCCGCAGAAAACGCCCTGCGCGCAGGTTTTGACGGCGTGGAAGTGCACTCTGCAAACAGCTATCTGCTCGATCAGTTCCTGCGCGACTCAACCAATCATCGTACCGACGCCTACGGCGGCTCTATAGAAAACCGCGCGCGCCTGACGCTGGAAGTCACTGAAGCGATCGTCAACATCTGGGGCAATGACCGCGTAGGCATCCGCCTGTCACCGGTAACTCCTGACGCAGGCAACACGCCGCCGGACAGCAACGTGATGGCGATGTATGGCTATCTCATCCAGCAACTTAACCGTTTTAATCTGGCATACCTGCACTTCGTTGAGGGTGCCACTGCAACGTCGCGTGACGTGCCTGCCGACGTGGATATGGATGCGCTGAGCGCGCAGTTCAGCGGTCCGTTCATCGGTAACAACAACTATGACCTCGAAATGGCGATCAGCCGCCGTAATGCAGGGATCATCGATGCCGTTGCCCTTGGCCGCCTGTTTATTTCCAACCCGGATCTGGTTAAGCGTCTGCGTTATGGCGCCGAGCTGACCATCGCGCCTAAGGAAGCCTACTACGGCGGCGGCGCGAAAGGTTACACCGACTGGCCGGAAGCGAATTACTGA
- a CDS encoding TetR/AcrR family transcriptional regulator, which translates to MKKQAANVRQHIIDVARTLITHKGYSAVGLAEIVKAAGIPKGSFYYYFQSKEEFAEALLEHYFSNYLVQVDEQLRGSEPARERLLRYFSFWKVTQGADLPESKCLVVKLGAEVCDQYDSMRSVLAIGTREIVDRISACILQGQQDGSLAGDEDAKDLGEELYQLWLGASLMAKIHDPDTSFDKALNATKRLLR; encoded by the coding sequence ATGAAAAAACAAGCGGCTAACGTGCGTCAGCACATCATTGATGTTGCCCGGACGCTTATCACACATAAAGGCTACAGCGCCGTCGGTCTGGCTGAGATTGTCAAAGCCGCCGGGATCCCCAAAGGATCGTTTTATTATTACTTCCAGTCCAAGGAAGAGTTTGCTGAGGCCTTGTTAGAGCACTATTTCAGCAACTACCTGGTTCAGGTCGATGAGCAACTGCGTGGTTCCGAACCCGCCAGAGAGCGCCTGCTGCGATACTTTTCGTTCTGGAAAGTCACACAAGGTGCCGATCTCCCTGAGAGCAAGTGTCTTGTGGTCAAGCTTGGCGCGGAAGTGTGCGATCAGTACGACAGCATGCGAAGCGTTTTGGCCATAGGCACACGTGAAATCGTGGATAGGATCTCCGCGTGCATCCTTCAGGGTCAGCAGGATGGCTCGTTAGCCGGCGATGAAGATGCCAAAGATCTTGGTGAAGAACTGTATCAGCTCTGGCTTGGCGCTTCGCTGATGGCAAAAATTCACGACCCGGATACGTCATTTGATAAAGCATTGAATGCCACTAAACGGCTGCTCAGGTAG
- a CDS encoding TetR/AcrR family transcriptional regulator, with translation MPDVKMKTAGVPSEKPKGRPRSFDRDRALIRALDIFWRKGFEPASVAELCAAMEINPPSLYSAFGNKAKLFLEAVSYYERVYWKATWERLEEEPDIMQAIDHFFSEAAGILLSPSVPCGCMVVLAAINVSQESADVVEAVSVLRQEGKDLFEKRLRRAVTEKQLPSDTATAALATVLNTLLEGMSIEAKDGATPESLRATGQYASRLLPCEKL, from the coding sequence ATGCCCGACGTGAAAATGAAAACTGCAGGAGTACCCAGCGAAAAGCCCAAAGGGCGGCCCCGCAGCTTTGATCGCGACAGGGCCCTGATCAGGGCCCTGGACATTTTCTGGCGTAAAGGCTTTGAGCCCGCCTCGGTTGCCGAGCTCTGCGCTGCGATGGAAATTAATCCGCCGAGCCTGTACTCCGCCTTCGGTAACAAGGCGAAACTTTTCCTGGAGGCCGTGAGCTATTACGAAAGGGTCTACTGGAAGGCAACTTGGGAGCGGCTTGAAGAAGAGCCCGATATCATGCAGGCGATTGATCATTTCTTCAGCGAAGCGGCAGGCATTCTGCTTTCTCCTTCCGTACCCTGCGGCTGCATGGTGGTGCTTGCGGCCATCAATGTCTCTCAAGAGTCCGCTGACGTCGTCGAAGCAGTCAGCGTGCTCAGGCAGGAAGGAAAAGACCTGTTTGAAAAGCGTCTGCGCAGGGCTGTAACCGAGAAGCAGCTGCCTTCTGATACCGCTACCGCCGCGTTAGCTACCGTTTTGAATACGCTTCTGGAGGGCATGTCGATCGAGGCCAAAGATGGGGCCACGCCGGAAAGCCTGAGAGCAACCGGGCAGTATGCGTCACGTCTGCTGCCATGCGAAAAATTATGA
- a CDS encoding nuclear transport factor 2 family protein encodes MTNVTYVQEYNAIVEVLSQYNEGGKQARSEIMKPAFSEQATIFGVDGDANLTGGPIQGLFDTIDTVFRPSPEAKAAIVHVDIVGTAASARVDTDDISGFRFTDFFNLLKVNGRWTVVSKIYHTHTAS; translated from the coding sequence ATGACCAACGTAACTTATGTGCAGGAATACAACGCCATCGTGGAAGTGCTCAGCCAGTACAACGAAGGCGGAAAGCAGGCCAGGAGCGAAATAATGAAGCCCGCGTTCAGCGAGCAGGCCACCATCTTTGGCGTTGACGGTGATGCAAACCTCACCGGCGGTCCTATTCAGGGACTTTTCGACACCATCGATACCGTTTTCCGCCCATCCCCGGAAGCGAAGGCCGCAATCGTGCACGTTGATATCGTAGGCACCGCAGCAAGCGCCCGCGTTGATACCGACGATATTTCGGGCTTTCGCTTCACGGACTTTTTCAACCTGCTGAAGGTCAACGGGCGATGGACCGTAGTGAGCAAAATTTACCATACTCACACCGCTTCCTGA
- a CDS encoding LysR family transcriptional regulator: MNLHDVSLFLVITETRSLTQAAKRQGITAMAVSRRLASLERELGTRLLQRTTRSVSLTQEGMEFLPYAQALIEAEKGARALFSPSTQGAAGLLRITAPSGFGRRNILPLISELLADNPELSIDLQLSEDVIDIVGRGIDVAIRIAPLKDSTLIARKIADSPRVICASPDYLKVNGMPKSVEDLMKHHCLRLSSVSQWIFERGGEVFRIRVGGRFISDNVEGVRELCAQGMGLAQLTRWDVMKEIRQGTLVEIELSDARPQDLSVWAVLPTTRYLPLRVSTFIDKLKSSLTLSATS, from the coding sequence ATGAATCTTCATGATGTATCGCTGTTTCTCGTAATAACAGAAACACGAAGCCTTACTCAGGCGGCGAAACGACAGGGTATTACAGCAATGGCGGTTTCAAGACGCCTCGCATCGCTTGAACGCGAGTTAGGAACACGGCTGTTACAGAGAACCACTCGATCTGTTTCATTAACTCAGGAAGGCATGGAATTCCTGCCTTATGCCCAGGCACTTATTGAGGCAGAGAAGGGAGCCCGAGCACTTTTTTCTCCGTCAACACAAGGCGCAGCAGGTTTGCTCAGAATCACTGCACCATCAGGATTCGGGCGCCGAAATATTTTGCCTCTCATTTCTGAATTACTGGCAGATAATCCAGAGCTGAGTATCGATCTTCAGCTAAGTGAAGATGTGATTGATATTGTCGGGAGAGGCATCGATGTAGCAATACGTATTGCCCCGTTAAAAGATTCCACACTTATAGCCCGCAAAATTGCTGACAGCCCTCGCGTAATCTGTGCTTCACCAGATTATTTAAAAGTTAATGGCATGCCTAAATCGGTAGAAGATTTAATGAAGCATCATTGCCTGAGACTAAGCAGCGTATCTCAATGGATTTTTGAACGTGGTGGTGAAGTTTTCAGGATTCGTGTTGGGGGACGTTTTATTTCGGATAACGTTGAGGGCGTAAGAGAACTCTGTGCTCAAGGTATGGGACTTGCACAACTTACCCGCTGGGATGTCATGAAAGAAATCCGCCAGGGCACACTTGTTGAGATTGAGCTGTCAGATGCCAGACCTCAGGATTTATCCGTCTGGGCTGTTCTACCAACTACACGCTACCTGCCTCTCCGGGTCAGCACTTTTATCGATAAATTAAAATCATCGCTGACATTATCAGCTACATCATGA